From Candidatus Nomurabacteria bacterium, one genomic window encodes:
- a CDS encoding 50S ribosomal protein L10 produces MAITKAKKQDILAKLDGVKSDSDSIVFVKFNGMTVADTTAMRAQLREQGVGYFVAKKTLMKRAFDGAFEGEMPTLEGEIAVAYSADAITPAQQIKEFAGKYKDNLSIAGGVFQGVYKDAVEMTEIASIPPLPVLRGMFVNVINSPIQSMAIVLNAVAEKKGA; encoded by the coding sequence ATGGCAATTACAAAAGCAAAAAAGCAGGACATTCTCGCGAAGCTTGATGGAGTCAAATCGGACTCAGATTCAATCGTCTTCGTGAAGTTCAACGGCATGACCGTAGCAGACACCACTGCAATGCGAGCACAGCTTCGCGAGCAGGGAGTTGGTTACTTCGTAGCCAAGAAGACACTCATGAAGCGAGCCTTTGACGGCGCGTTTGAGGGAGAAATGCCTACACTCGAAGGAGAGATCGCGGTCGCGTACAGCGCTGACGCAATCACTCCAGCACAGCAGATCAAGGAATTTGCTGGTAAGTACAAGGATAACCTCAGCATCGCTGGCGGCGTGTTCCAGGGAGTATACAAAGATGCAGTTGAAATGACTGAGATCGCGTCTATTCCACCACTACCAGTACTCCGTGGTATGTTCGTAAACGTTATCAATTCACCAATCCAGAGCATGGCTATTGTTCTCAATGCTGTTGCTGAAAAGAAGGGTGCATAA
- the rplL gene encoding 50S ribosomal protein L7/L12, which produces MSDEKETTVVEETTEETAAPEAAVEETKEKAEEVEVPAQFKEIVEAVEKMTVLELHELVKVFEKKFGVSAAAVAVAGPAAGGDAGEEQSEFTVELTEAGAQKIAVIKVVKEVCGLGLKEAKEMVDGAPAEVKTGVKKEEAEEIKAKLEEAGAKVTLK; this is translated from the coding sequence ATGTCTGACGAAAAAGAGACAACAGTAGTAGAAGAGACTACTGAAGAAACTGCAGCTCCTGAAGCAGCAGTAGAAGAGACCAAAGAAAAAGCTGAGGAGGTAGAAGTGCCAGCGCAGTTCAAGGAGATCGTAGAAGCGGTTGAGAAAATGACCGTACTTGAGCTTCATGAACTCGTAAAGGTATTTGAGAAGAAGTTTGGTGTATCAGCAGCTGCAGTAGCAGTCGCTGGTCCTGCAGCTGGCGGTGACGCTGGTGAAGAGCAGTCAGAATTCACTGTAGAACTTACCGAAGCTGGTGCTCAGAAGATCGCGGTTATCAAGGTCGTTAAGGAAGTTTGTGGACTTGGTCTCAAGGAAGCAAAGGAAATGGTAGACGGCGCTCCAGCTGAAGTTAAGACTGGTGTGAAGAAGGAAGAAGCTGAGGAGATCAAGGCAAAGCTTGAAGAAGCTGGAGCTAAGGTCACCCTTAAGTAA
- a CDS encoding CDP-alcohol phosphatidyltransferase family protein, which translates to MNVWQMKDRFDAVMEAVLLPVLPQSVTPNLITGVRFVASALVVATVFFGWWVTSLLLVFVAGFTDWMDGWLARARGPMTEWGKRWDERADKLLVLGVVAALLARWYWYTESVGWLWYVLVAAWSLTVLRDIVMVWLRKLRLSKSVVLPVAKLKTALQLVALVPLLSGEWWWPLQLIGVAIFGYATALSLYSAWVYAAPARSQISMRWS; encoded by the coding sequence ATGAATGTGTGGCAGATGAAAGACCGCTTCGATGCGGTCATGGAAGCGGTGTTACTGCCGGTTTTGCCGCAGTCTGTGACGCCAAACCTGATAACCGGAGTGCGGTTTGTAGCCAGTGCTTTAGTGGTAGCAACTGTTTTTTTCGGTTGGTGGGTAACCTCGTTGCTGCTCGTGTTTGTGGCAGGGTTCACTGATTGGATGGACGGCTGGCTCGCTCGAGCTCGTGGTCCAATGACTGAGTGGGGTAAACGCTGGGACGAGCGGGCTGACAAGCTCCTCGTGCTCGGTGTGGTCGCTGCGCTCTTGGCACGGTGGTACTGGTATACTGAGTCAGTCGGCTGGCTGTGGTATGTACTGGTGGCCGCGTGGTCACTGACCGTACTGCGTGACATCGTCATGGTGTGGCTGCGGAAACTGCGCCTCTCTAAGAGTGTGGTACTGCCGGTGGCGAAGCTCAAGACAGCTCTGCAGCTGGTGGCTTTGGTCCCGCTTCTCTCTGGGGAGTGGTGGTGGCCGCTGCAGCTCATTGGAGTGGCTATCTTTGGCTACGCGACTGCACTCAGTCTCTATAGTGCCTGGGTGTACGCCGCTCCCGCCCGATCACAGATCAGTATGCGTTGGTCGTAA
- a CDS encoding DUF1360 domain-containing protein, whose protein sequence is MLRVTDQYFWNFIFTIFYVLILVMGAIILETESRIPLTELSFTDYALITLAAWRITRLFVYDAVTKFVREQFWDVKKAGKGYRLEKPKVGPRRTLADLFDCPWCFGVWAATIVTFCYLISGYFVFPVVILAVAGVATFLQLLSNLIGNRAEQLKIENES, encoded by the coding sequence ATGTTGCGAGTTACCGATCAGTACTTTTGGAATTTTATCTTTACGATTTTCTATGTACTCATTTTAGTCATGGGTGCGATCATTCTGGAGACCGAGTCGCGTATTCCGCTCACCGAACTTTCGTTCACAGACTACGCACTCATTACGTTGGCTGCGTGGCGAATCACGCGACTGTTTGTGTACGACGCAGTCACTAAGTTCGTACGAGAGCAGTTCTGGGATGTGAAGAAAGCGGGGAAGGGGTACCGACTAGAGAAACCAAAAGTTGGCCCACGCCGTACTTTGGCAGACCTCTTTGATTGTCCATGGTGCTTCGGAGTCTGGGCCGCCACGATCGTGACGTTCTGTTATCTCATCAGTGGCTACTTTGTCTTTCCGGTGGTCATTCTGGCGGTGGCGGGGGTAGCGACATTTTTGCAGCTACTTTCTAATCTGATCGGAAATCGTGCCGAGCAACTCAAGATTGAAAACGAATCCTAA